In Lachnospiraceae bacterium, the DNA window CTGTGTGAGCGGAATGGTTTAAAAGATAAGGCAGTGGACTTTATCCGTTCTTTAAAGAACATGACCACTGGAAAGCTTATCGCCATCTGGCAGGTCATCCGTACCTTTGCCTCTGCTTTCTCCCTGCGTGTCGGCGGCCACCCCCAGTTTATCCGCCCACTGATCAATCCTATGGCCCAGGCAGCAGCCGTTGTACAGTACAAGGAACTGGACGAGAAATCCGAAGACCAGATCAAAGGAATGTGTGCCGGAAGTGAAAACTACGGCAACTTCTTTGCACAAAACTGTTTCATGGGATCTTCCGGAACTCTTCTGATCGTATCCACCTTAAGCGAACAGGGCTATCCTGTAGACGCGCTCCAGATCGCAGGCCAGTCTGTTCCCATCGCTGTGATCTCTGCTGTTACAGGCATTATCTACGCCCTGATCTTTGACCAGATTTTAAAACGCCGTCTGGCATCTAAAGCCACCAAGGAGGACAAATAATATGACCTGGAACATAAGCACCATTGTTGCAGAAGTTTTCTACTGCATTATCGGCCTTAATTTTATCGCAACAGGCATGAAAGCCCTAAAAGATGATACCTGTGTTAAAAAAGGCACTACCGCCCTTTTCTGGTTCATTCTTGCATTTACCTTTATCATGGGACCTTATCTTCCAAAATGGATCACCGGTCTGTGCGTTGTATTTTTAGCCATCCTTACTGCATTTAAACGTGTAGCCCCAAGCAAAAGCGATATGCCAAAAGAGGCAGAAACCCGTGCTGCTGCTGACAGACTTGGCTACAGCGTATTTATCCCGCCGCTGGTACTGGCTGTCAGCGCTGTTTTAGTTGCTACTTTCTTAAAGGTACTTGGTGCCAATAATGCTATCGGTATCTCCGGCTCCATCGCCCTGGTCACTGCTTTTATCATTTTCAGGCCAAAGGCTGTTTATGCGGTAAAAGACTGTACCCGTCTCACTGACAATGTAGGTGTTACCGGTATCCTTCCCCAGGTCCTGGCAGCACTGGGGTCTGTATTCACAGCTGCCGGTGTAGGCGATGTGATCGCAAGCGGCGTAAGCGCCGTGATCCCGGCCGGAAACCTGTTTGCAGCTACTGCTGTTTACTGTATCTCCATGGCTTTATTTACCATGATCATGGGTAATGGCTTTGCCGCTTTCTCTGTTATCACCGTAGGCATCGGCATCCCGTTTTTGATCGCCCAGGGGGCTGACCCTGTGGTTGTAGGCGCACTTGGCCTGACAGCAGGCTACTGCGGTACTTTAATGACTCCTATGGCAGCTAACTTTAATATTCTGCCTGCAGCCCTTCTTGAAACAAAGAACAAATACATTGTTATCTTAAGCCAGCTGCCGGTTGCGCTGGTGATGCTTGCTGTTCACATTGTATTAATGTATACTCTGGCATTTCGTTAAAATATTGTTCTTTTTTGCATATACTGCATAAAATATAACTAATTTTTAACAAAGTTTACCGGATAAATCTTAATTTTTTTTTGAATATCCGGTAAAACATTTTTCGACAATTTCTCAGAAAGGATGATATACTATGAAACTTCTTCTCACTGCATTTGACCCATTTGGCGGAGATCCGGTCAATCCGGCTTTAGAGGCTGTAAAACTTGTTTCCGGTACTGTTGGCGCTGTCCAGGTAGTAAAGCTGGAAGTACCTACTGTTTTCGGCAGATCCATTGACACAGTGGCAAAAGCCATTAAAGCAGAAAAACCGGATGCTGTTCTCTGTATCGGACAGGCCGGAGGACGTTTTGACCTGACACCGGAGCGTGTTGCCATTAACTTAGATGATGCCCGCATCAAAGACAACGAAGGCAACCAGCCTATTGACGTGCCCATCTTTGAAGACGGTGCCCCTGCTTATTTTTCTACTCTTCCTATTAAAGCTATGGTACAGAATATCCGGAATGCCGGACTTCCTGCCAGCGTTTCCAACACTGCCGGAACCTTTGTATGCAACCACCTGATGTACGGTGTTCTCTATACTCTGGCTAAAAGCTATCCGGGAGTCAGAGGCGGCTTTATGCACGTTCCTTTTATTCCAAGCCAAGTAGTAAACCGTCCGTCTGTACCATCCATGAATTTACAGGATATTGCAAAAGGGATTGAAGCTGCCATTGCTGCTATTGGTGAAAATGAAAACGATATCCTGACTGCGGAAGGTGCTACACACTAAGCAGAATATACCTGTAGGATCTGCCAACGTCGTTTTATTTGCAGAGACACATCACACACAATATCTATAGAACAGCAAAAAAAGCTCCCCGCCCAGGTAATTGGGCTGAGGAGCTTTTTTGCTGTTCTGCTGTTTCTTTGCTACTCTGCTGTTCTTTTGCTATTCATGCAGCCGATGTGTCTGCTTCTATTATTTATCCAGACCAACATCCATGCTGCCGGAACGAAAGCCTTCCAGATCCATGGTAATGTATACAAAACCAAGATCCTTTAATGTCTTTACAATCTCATCTCCATGCTCTAACAGCTTTCCAAATGAGGTCTTGTCTGCCTCAATACGCACTACATTTCCATGAAGGCGCAGGCGGACATTTCCTCCTAACAGCTCTCTTAAATAGCCTTCGCCTGCTTCGATCTGCTTCATAACATCATAGTCGATCGGCGTATTATACGGCAGTCTGGTTGCCATACATGGGGTTGACGGGCGGGACGCTACAGAAATGCCCCATTCCTTTGCCATGGCTTTTACTTCCGCTTTGGTAATGTGCAGCTGCGCCAGCGGACTGACGATGCCCAGTTCTTTTAATGCCTGGATACCCGGGCGGTATACATGGTGGTCATCCTCATTGGTTCCGTCCATAACAGTCTCAGCGCCAAGGCTTTTTGCCATTTCCTTTAAATTTACAAACAGATGCTTTTTGCACAGATAACAACGGTTCACCGGGTTCATTCGGATGGCTTCCTGCTCCAGTTCATTTACATGTATTACCTTGTGAACACCCCCAAGCTCTGCTGCCACCCGGTTTGCGATCTCCAGGTCACATGAAGGATGCAGGCGGCTGTCAAAGGTAACTGCAAAAACCTTGCTGCCGTCTTTTGTGGCTGCTTTTACAGCAGCCTTTAAGATCAGACTGCTGTCCACGCCGCCGGAGAAAGCTACACAAAGGTCTTTCCCCCCTGCTGTGTACTTTCCCATGAATGTTTCTAACTGTTCCAGTCTTTCTTTTACTGAGTGATTCTGTCCTTCCATCCTTCCGGTCTCCTTTACTGTAGGTCTTATAATAAACTTTTGTCTTCCCCGGTTATCTGTTTTTGCTGCCCCCTGTTTGTAAGCGTGCTGTCGAAACCTCTCTGTAACTGTTTTACGGACTGATCTTAGCCTGAGCAGCCTGCTTTATACCAGTTCCTTTGCTGCTTTCTCCACAGCTTCATAAACAGTATTAAAATCCACATTTCCCTGCTTATCACATATTGCTGAAACACTGTCATATTCCGGATAGCAGTATTGCTTTCCCTTATAACTGCAAACCTTTACATCCGCTGCTCCATAAACTGTTTCCACCTGGATCCTTTTTCGGTCCAGGGCAGTGCGCTGCGCCGAAAAACGGCGGATGCCAATAGATGTGGTATGAGTAAAAATAATATCTTCCATAGTCTCGCGGCTGCTTTCACGGCATAATACAGAAAGCATATAAGCCGGACGGTTCTTTTTCATATAGATCGGTGTATACCATACATCATTTGCACCAGCCTTTAACAGCAGGTTCATGGTATATCCCAGCACTTCTCCTGTACAGTCATCTAAATTAGTCTCTAACAGCTCTAAGCTGTCTGTTTTTTCTTCTTCCTCTTCTTCAATGATCATGGCGCGGAGGATGTTTGCATGGTCAAAATCCTTATTTCCAGCCCCAATACCGATTTTTACAATGCGATAGTTCTTTGGCATGGAAGCACCGGTACCCAGTGCTGCTGCGATCGCTGCACCAGTAGGTGTGACCATTTCTCCTGGTGTTTCTGTAAAACGCAGCTTCAGACCGTATGCCTGTGCAATATTAGCTGTAGCCGGCACCGGGACCGGCAGTGTGCCATGCTGGCACCTTACATATCCCTGACCTTCTGCAAGTGGGGAAACAATGACTTTTTCGATGCCCAGATTATCCAGGCATACTGCTGTACTGATAATATCAACAATAGAGTCGATCGCCCCAACTTCGTGGAAATGTACCTGGTCGATTGGAAGACCATGGGCCTTTGACTCAGCCTCTGCCACGATCTCAAAAATACGTCTTGCCAGCTGCTTTACCTTATCTGAAGACTGCAGACGGTCGATAATGGTGTAAATATCATAGAGATTGCGGTGAGTATGTGGGTGCATGTGATCATGAGTATGTACGTGGTCGTGGTCTCCATGGTCATGGGTATGTACATGATCATGATCTCCATGGTCGTGAGTATGTCCGTGATC includes these proteins:
- the pcp gene encoding pyroglutamyl-peptidase I, whose amino-acid sequence is MKLLLTAFDPFGGDPVNPALEAVKLVSGTVGAVQVVKLEVPTVFGRSIDTVAKAIKAEKPDAVLCIGQAGGRFDLTPERVAINLDDARIKDNEGNQPIDVPIFEDGAPAYFSTLPIKAMVQNIRNAGLPASVSNTAGTFVCNHLMYGVLYTLAKSYPGVRGGFMHVPFIPSQVVNRPSVPSMNLQDIAKGIEAAIAAIGENENDILTAEGATH
- the larE gene encoding ATP-dependent sacrificial sulfur transferase LarE encodes the protein MGKYTAGGKDLCVAFSGGVDSSLILKAAVKAATKDGSKVFAVTFDSRLHPSCDLEIANRVAAELGGVHKVIHVNELEQEAIRMNPVNRCYLCKKHLFVNLKEMAKSLGAETVMDGTNEDDHHVYRPGIQALKELGIVSPLAQLHITKAEVKAMAKEWGISVASRPSTPCMATRLPYNTPIDYDVMKQIEAGEGYLRELLGGNVRLRLHGNVVRIEADKTSFGKLLEHGDEIVKTLKDLGFVYITMDLEGFRSGSMDVGLDK
- a CDS encoding DUF979 domain-containing protein → MTWNISTIVAEVFYCIIGLNFIATGMKALKDDTCVKKGTTALFWFILAFTFIMGPYLPKWITGLCVVFLAILTAFKRVAPSKSDMPKEAETRAAADRLGYSVFIPPLVLAVSAVLVATFLKVLGANNAIGISGSIALVTAFIIFRPKAVYAVKDCTRLTDNVGVTGILPQVLAALGSVFTAAGVGDVIASGVSAVIPAGNLFAATAVYCISMALFTMIMGNGFAAFSVITVGIGIPFLIAQGADPVVVGALGLTAGYCGTLMTPMAANFNILPAALLETKNKYIVILSQLPVALVMLAVHIVLMYTLAFR
- the larC gene encoding nickel pincer cofactor biosynthesis protein LarC, whose protein sequence is MKKTLYLECNSGISGDMTVGALLDLGADRKVLEDALASLGVDGYHLHFGTTEKCGIKAYDFDVHLEYEEHEHDHGDHDHGHEHAHAHVHEDGTEYSHEHCHDHEHEHTHEHSHEECTEHVHDHEHTHTHTNENGTEHAHEHCHDHGHTHDHGDHDHVHTHDHGDHDHVHTHDHMHPHTHRNLYDIYTIIDRLQSSDKVKQLARRIFEIVAEAESKAHGLPIDQVHFHEVGAIDSIVDIISTAVCLDNLGIEKVIVSPLAEGQGYVRCQHGTLPVPVPATANIAQAYGLKLRFTETPGEMVTPTGAAIAAALGTGASMPKNYRIVKIGIGAGNKDFDHANILRAMIIEEEEEEKTDSLELLETNLDDCTGEVLGYTMNLLLKAGANDVWYTPIYMKKNRPAYMLSVLCRESSRETMEDIIFTHTTSIGIRRFSAQRTALDRKRIQVETVYGAADVKVCSYKGKQYCYPEYDSVSAICDKQGNVDFNTVYEAVEKAAKELV
- a CDS encoding DUF969 domain-containing protein, which translates into the protein MKLIGVLIVVIGFILKLDTLAVVVVAGLATGLVAGMSPMDILNTLGTAFITNRTATLFILTLPVIGLCERNGLKDKAVDFIRSLKNMTTGKLIAIWQVIRTFASAFSLRVGGHPQFIRPLINPMAQAAAVVQYKELDEKSEDQIKGMCAGSENYGNFFAQNCFMGSSGTLLIVSTLSEQGYPVDALQIAGQSVPIAVISAVTGIIYALIFDQILKRRLASKATKEDK